Proteins from a genomic interval of Triplophysa dalaica isolate WHDGS20190420 chromosome 13, ASM1584641v1, whole genome shotgun sequence:
- the ahsa1a gene encoding activator of 90 kDa heat shock protein ATPase homolog 1a — protein sequence MAKWGEGDPRWIVEERADATNVNNWHWTERDVTSWSQDVINSLLLGIRVEGEEGLCEITDVSNIDGEASINNRKGKLIFFYEWNVKATWTGTNKKGIKYKGTVEIPNLSDENDMDDLDICVIACKDQPITPLTDLMRKLGVKKIRMALGNYVKQLKTEFSQGMILPTADERSKQKESQAKVKLDKTQTGSSTTTNTPTSGVKISTVMFTLKDTFLTSPEELYRVFITQEMVQAFTHLAAFVDGCPGGTFRLLEGNVHGQFAELITDQKIVMKWRFSSWPAGHTATVTLNFVDRGNETELTLEAKGVPSNEEERMKGGWQRYYFEAIKQTFGYGARL from the exons ATGGCCAAGTGGGGAGAGGGAGACCCACGCTGGATTGTGGAAGAAAGAGCAGATGCGACGAATGTCAATAACTGGCACTG GACAGAGAGAGATGTGACAAGCTGGTCTCAAGATGTTATTAATAGCCTCCTCCTTGGAATTCGAGTAGAAGGTGAAGAAGGCTTGTGCGAAATCACAGACGTCAGCAATATAGACGGCGAGGCCTCCATCAATAACCGCAAGGGGAAACTCATCTTCTTCTATGAGTGGAATGTAAAAGCCACATGGACTG GAACAAATAAAAAGGGAATCAAATATAAAGGCACTGTTGAAATACCAAATCTCTCTGACGAAAATGACATGGATGACTTAGAT ATCTGTGTTATAGCTTGTAAAGACCAACCAATCACACCTTTGACTGATCTCATGAGGAAGCTGGGAGTCAAAAAGATCCGAATGGCCCTGGGTAACTATGTGAAACAACTTAAAACAG AATTCTCTCAGGGTATGATTTTACCAACAGCAGATGAACGAAGTAAACAAAAAGAGTCACAGGCAAAGGTGAAGCTGGATAAAACCCAG ACTGGGTCATCCACCACAACTAACACTCCCACCAGTGGTGTCAAAATTTCAACAGTAATGTTCACTCTAAAAGACACTTTCCTTACCTCACCAGAAGAGTTGTACAGGGTTTTCATAACCCAAGAG ATGGTACAAGCGTTTACTCACCTTGCTGCTTTTGTGGATGGGTGCCCGGGTGGCACGTTTCGGCTGCTGGAAGGAAATGTGCATGGACAATTTGCAGAACTG ATTACCGATCAGAAAATTGTCATGAAATGGAGATTTTCATCCTGGCCAGCTG GACATACAGCaactgtcactttaaacttTGTGGATCGAGGCAATGAGACAGAGTTGACTCTGGAGGCCAAAGGAGTTCCTAGCAACGAGGAGGAAAGAATGAAGGGGGGCTGGCAAAGATACTATTTTGAGGCCATTAAACAGACATTTGGTTATGGAGCACGACTTTAA